The window ttcaatttgttgcttcaagtcaaaGCACTCGTCCGTGTCATGACCATGATCCCTATGGAAACGACAGTACTTGTTCCTGTTGCGCTTGTTGGGATCACCCTTCATTTTCTCCGGCCACTTCagggaaggatcatccttgattttCATAAGGACTTGCTCAAGTGGGGCGTTTAAAGGGGTATACTGCTGGTTCCGTACTGGAGGGCCTGGCTTCTTACTTTCTCGATCTCTCCTTTCCTCcatccgtcccttctttggacgagtacCCTGCTCGTGCTGACGACTGGGATTTGCGTCCATTCTCTCggacctcttcctcttcttagcaatgattgcatcttctgcattcataaaattttgagccgaatggacgagttcGGCCATGGATTGGGGCTCTTTTTCGTAGAGCTTGTGTATAAACAGATCTGAATTCACCCCGTTGTGGAAGGCTGCCAGTAGAAGCTTATCATCTGCTTCGTCCACACTGAGAGCTTCTTTGTTAAAACGGGTGGTAAATGACCGAAGGCTCTCGTTCTCTCCCTGCTCTATCGTCAACAAACTGGACGAGGAACGCTTGTGCCTTTGTCCtccaatgaaattgttaacaaataacttgctcaactcttcaaaagaactcaccgaatttggaggtattttgctaAACCAAACTCGCGCCGAACCCTTAAGGGTGGttgggaaggccctacacattaTCTCATCAGGCACTccttgaagatgcatggtggtcttgaaagtggctatgtgatcaaacgggtcacgtgttccatcatatgaatccagagaagacaacttgaactttgatggtagtgggtgaccgttgatggaagccgtaaagggAGAATCAGTCCTGTGAACCAAGTCTTCTATCGGATTCGCTCTTTTCATATTCTCCTTCATTTCCTCCATAactctcttcatttggtccatttcttccttcaAGTATGGTACCGTTCGCgaagtggtgcctctaaacTGACTTCCGACTTCGGTATTCTCTCTTCCACCATGACCATCTGTTTGTCTTCCTTCACGTTCTTCTTGTGTTTGCCTCCTCATATTAATCTCCATTCGTAATTCTTagttttggcgagtcaactccgccatAGCGTCTGCCATAGATTGTGCATGTTGGGCAGATGACTGCATGACCGGCGCAGATTGGCGATCGCGAAGCGGGTTGCTGCTTCCCTGATGGCCTGGGTTAGTAGCCCTTGATCTAGTCCGAACCATCAACCCTTTGTCACGGAGAAGCAAACTGTAAAACAATcgcttcccacagacggcgccaactgatgattccttgattatcagtgggttgataagacttgaacgttgatcttcgggctatctcctgtaataccaaagacacagaatcagaggggaccggtgaggaccggccaaaaatcctccgatgatcaagttagttactttgaactctctgtaacgaagaagtattctcttaaaagtaagaaaatgtctgaatacccttacccttcatcgaagaagccttatatagtgtgtgtgtggaacggttatctgtttgataaccgttcccagtgtcgaggagtccggagaattgggagtaaccgctgtggaagttacCTAGGTCGGAccaatgaactcgtccatccatagtgaggatggacgagaccttcatgaggagctcgtccacttttagtccatccATAGTAAGGACGGACGAGACCTccaggatgatctcgtccacttttagtgaaAGACGGACGAGATCATCTTGGAAGGCTTATCGTTCATAAATGACGAGTAGATCTCGAGGTATTAAGCTCGTCCATATACGGACGAGGTTCGCTGGTACGCTTGCAATTTTCTCCGCCTATTGTTGCTTCTGtcgttggacgagacatatggacgagttatggacTTGGGATTATTTGACACCATCAATATTGAGtacataaatttttatgttatcatctatatatatatatatataaaaccgaaacctttgaaactcccacaattttccacatcatcattttaatttaaaaaaattttaatttttaaaactaaataatgagagagtcctaacaggagtctcttttatatatatatatatatatataagagacaaaatctttgaaaaccctaaagcaaTCTCCTCTGTCCGTCTccactaagagagaaaaccctaagctTCAATTTATTTGGTACGCTTGctattgctttttctcttttttgtgaattagttttttttgcttttgttttgtatggagtagtagtttacaatatatagtataactacaagtattgtagtaagtttgctaactttttgtgtggttcaaagatgctatattctatattattttagattatataaccTTAAGCTTTACCTTATGAAGACGTAtgtacaagttttcaattccttttgtgtggatattttcTCACAGCTGTGGAGTAAGGTATATGCACtatatgttatcttatgttttctcttatggtgtcatgcttctttgtttattaattaaagattatgttggaagtctatattatttgcaccttcaaagtgttcgacaatgtttgaaccaaatttttcatcaattaggaagaattgtataaaaaaaaaaagctttccatccttactgaaattgtctcgcaataatgactttttttttgttttatttttataattcgtAAGTTCtgaatgttttgaattttaattttattgtattttgaaagtttgaccatctaaatttttgggttcaattttctgcaatatttgaaacagtttagcaaatttaaactgttataactatggattattctcttgaaggtaacctatctttctcttatatttctctatttggtagtcatatatattttgttttgtttcaataatttctatgCAGTGCCagtaaattttctaatttttttcccctttcgaaTGTTTTAACATCAgaactttttagttatttttgtttcaatatctaaatttggcttattcatcaaattataactcaaaaagATAGGAGCAATTCACGTGCgcaatagtatagtttcataatcaatttaaaattttataaaattattttagtctattataaaTAGGTAAGTTCCCGTGCGTTGCACGGGTTTCCGACTAGTTACTCTTACTGAAATCCCTTTAAAGGAAAATAACCATATgccaaattataaataaagcCATAAATTGACACTTCTTCTACACGCTTTTGAAATTAGAAGAAACCAAAGTCACCATATAAGTGACCACACACTACATTGAAATAACAACCGAGAGATGCGTCTTTTTGGACTGAGAGTTTAAACACCACAAAAGACTTCGAGAGAAAGTTCTTTTCCATAAGCGATTAGTCTGTTTTGTTCTAGAGCATAATCACGAAGATTTATTGACTTGTAGTGTAAGGGATGCTCTTCATCGACTAATTCTTCTGGCACACATATCGTTTTATTGTTGTGCGAAAACAACCCAAGTGAATATCTTGTCTCAAGATTTTCAGCCAACAAAACTCGATGGAAGCAAGCTTTTATCCTATCATTGCTCCATACCTTGGTCAAGCAAAACACGCATCCATCAATTCCATTGAATATGATCTTGTAAAGCATATCATAACATATTGGTACAATATTGGAAAGCTAAATTAACCGGAGTTGATATAGATTGCGAAAGTACTTAAATTGTTCACACCATTaagacaaaacaataaattaacaATCTACTTCCAAATTTAAGTAGTTTTGTAACAAAGTAGAATGATGGAGTAATTATTTTCTCTAATTTCCAAAAAAGTTCTATGTTCAGAGCTAACGAATCGAGTAACTGAACATTCACCTTGATCTTACTTCTCTATTTTGGTTAAGAGGAGTGAGAAAAAGTAAAGTTTTCCGTGAAGAAAATCTAGACCTTGAAATTTGGGTAGCTTATAATAAGTAATTTGGAAAACTATGattaatctttatttattgTCCGCTTATGAATTCACAAGGCTATTTTCCAACAAGATAAGATAAATACCAACTTCTGataatttatctaataaaaCTAATCATAATCCTTCATAGTTTAAATTATAGACTTATTTTAATATATCACAACAAATTCGTAATTAAAAGATCTaacatatttgaatttattttatttgtttataaatattataaattttgaacctATAGCAACCTTGCGCTTTATTATCGGTTTaaaatgtcaatttatttttgttatggtGAATATTTTATCTCAAGCCCTTATTGGATAATAATGgattttaacaattaaattaaCTGAAACTAATAATATATTGAATTAAACGTGAAAAACTACAAATATTACTCATCCAATTCAATACTAAATATTCAAcactactttctcaaaaaaaaaaaaaaaaaaaatattcaacacTACATTCTATACATTATGCttccttattttttattgattttccatcaatagaattaatttttttttgtgtgactCTCTATTCTTAAATATTCCTACATAGGatagtaaaaagaaataaataaataaagagaggaATATCTATAGCAATTTTGCAAGAGCAAGCAATTTAAACCATAATTTGCGTATAGTAATTGCCCACCTGGAGTCCATCACCTGCCAAGAATATAAAGGATGAAGGGGAGGGATCAAAATCAATCCATTCACCATCCTTTGTTTTTATCTCCAAACCCTTTACACGATTTTGGTGAAGTATGGTGGTAAAGTGCTTGTCCGTGTGGCTGGGAAGGCCATTGTTGGTCCCAGTTTTCTGAGgttcattatattttaaaatgccGAAACTGTGAGTAGTTGATTCCATGTGAGAGTCATAGTAATCCCCCACGCCATAATTTTCAAATACCATTTTTGTCACCATTTTATCTAATTCCGCCATCAGCTTCACATATGAATCAGCCCTTTCGCTAACCAAGAGAAAACACATCAAAAAGTGTTACTGTTATTAACACTACAAAAAACGGGGCCTGAAGCCGCGTTTTGGAGCCGCGTTTTTGGAAAACGCGGCTCCAGCCGTTCCTTTGAGCCGCGTTTTCCAAGAACGCGGCTCAAAGGAAAGGCTGGAGCCGCGTTTTCCAAAAACGCGGCTCAATAACGTGGCTTCATGCCATGCggctaatttttttattttctcagcCGTTCCttttagccgcgtttttgggtcttaagctgcgtttttcaaacgcagctttagacccctttttttgtagtgaattTACGTTGTACAtagttataaaaattttaagtaaataaataaataaatgcagaagaaaaaaaaaaacataagctATATATTAGAGAATACagtgattttattattttcttatagtTAAAAATAGAATAAGAAGATAAGATTTCGATTAGGTTATCACCGGACATGATGATTCCCATTGGGCCAGAAGATATTGGTAAATTCTTGAGTTACATCTGTGGAGGTTGCATTACCAATCACCAGGCGTTCGTACTTAGGAGTAGAGAAATAGCCATGGAAAGGCCTTTCAGAAGTGAATTTCATTTTGGTTTCTGTGGGGAACTCAAACAACTTTGCAAATGAGCTAGAGATTGCGTTTTGAAGCTCTGAAGGAATTTTATTGCTAATCTCCGCTACAAAACAACCGTATTCTTCAAGTGCACGACAAACATCTTTGCGAGCTGAGAACCATGTTTTTGTACCAGGTTTCAGGTCCAAGTTGGAGAGATCAACAACTGGAATCTTGGCTTGTGTTTTGGTAGCCATGATTTTGACTTGTGTTTTGAGGGTTGCGAAGGCAAAACTGTGCAATGCATTGGTATGCAATGCAATGCAATGCTGTGTTATTTATAGATGTCAGTCGTCAAAGATTGAGAATTGGTAAAAATGATCACAGCTGTGATTAACTAATTAACAGAACCGGCGTTGATTGGCATACAAGACCTGGGTAATCTAGTCAACAAATATACACTATTTTCGCATGGATAGGAAAAACTAGTAACCAAACAACATTTTCCATGTCTAATCTTATCATTTATCAAGCACTTCGCTTAACCGCTTGACTCCTCCTGGAACAACGGCGACCTTTCAGCAAAGACTCATACGCGTACTGCTTGCTTACGAAAACTCCGTAGTCCTCTGTCACTTCTCGAAACTAtatcaaattaaataatttaacgGGTTTTAAACTCTTCCTTTCTTATATAATTAGCCTCTGAGCAGAGCACGCACgatgctcttctattttttgagtaaaggttaatttagaacatttattataatttgagatttctaGGAGTGTggtgaaaaattatttcatcacACATAATACTCACCATATTTATTTATGACAGTGATCAAGTTGAatttaatcctaaaatgtagTGTTTTAACCCTAAAATTTAGTAATGTAGTACACATccataataaaaagttaaaaaagaaaaagtacaagtttaaaaattttgaattaaactttttttttttttttttttaaatcccacATTCTATCTAGAAAACACTACCCtaccaccattttttttttcaaattccaagtttaaaaataatacaCATTTGTGGATAACTACAGGTACTGTTTTAATCCTAAAAGTTATCcacttactacacatccataacaaaagttaaaaaagtttaaatttcaaatatatttcttttacgGTAAATGATTCAATTTTAACCCTAAAATGTAGTGTTTTAATCCTAATAGTTAGCCACTTACTgcacatccataacaaaatttaaaaatagtttaaatttcaaagatATCAACTATCCTTAAAACTGAGAAAAGgtatacaacattttttgtagaatagtaaattaataattactataaaaaaaatgtaaattgagttttacatagaattatacaaatgataaatataatttatgttacaaaagaaattttttacaataatttgtTAAATAACAATCACTTCATGTGAGGTTTAAATTAAAGAGCAAgtcttaggtacagtacttagatACTGTTCCTTAGGTAATCTCACAGCAAGCCTTCAAAATAGAACCCCAAAAATCCTTCCTTTTTACATCTTCActaacacaaaacaaaaaatccctcctctcctttACCAACCTGAAAATCCTAGGCACCATACAATTAAATGGATATAGATAAGCACTATGCTTATCTGACCCAATTCCAACACTAACACACTCAAAAGACTTCCTAATGCTAGGGATAATCATAAGTTAACCTCTTATTCAAAAGCGTAAcaactgaaaagaaaagataaagtgATCCACATCTAATATGAACTTTGCAAGCCATAGAGTTTGTATGGTTGTGagcagaaaaatcaaaatagcaGCAAggagattttaaataaaattaaattaaaaaaaaaacacaaaaaacaacatccaaacaaaaacaaacgtGGATCTTGGATGCTTttcatttaaccaaaaaaaaaaaaaagacaaaaaaaattttcaaattcacaaaataatattattttaccatCAAGTAGGCACAACATTCAACATCAAACAACATTGTAAATAAGGCCAATTCATACAATAAGTAGTAACTTACCTTAGTAGCCCTAGTAATTCCCTACTTGATGTATCATCAAGCGTGTTCTGCGTGACTGCATCAAAAAATGCAGTAACAATTAGGACAACTATCAAACAATTCCAAACAATAGAATCATAGTTACACAGCCAACACCTCACCAATGGACTGAATGTGCATAGGAGATATATGTGTTAATAGGATAAGAGACCCACCACCAttgagaaatttgacaaaatataaTATACTCTCATCACGTTGATCTCTTGTTAtgcaaaaatcccaaaaacagAAATGGCAATAGACAATGTCTAAAAAATATGTAGAAAAAAATTGGATCAAAACACTCACCATCATTGTAGTGGTTATTAATCTAATGAAGAGGAAATAATAAGGACGGCCAACATGAGAGAGAATGAGGAAATTTTTGTCAAAAGTGAAGAtctaatctctttttttattgttttattttttttttcagaataaAATTGAGAATTAGGAGAGTGCACTATTCATTGAATTTGTGTTTATGTCCATGAGAGTGGGCTCCTTTTTTCTAGGCATTTTTGTTTGTGGGAGTTAAGATAATATTTCACAGTTATCTTAAATTGAACATGCTGAATAATTagtagttttctttttgaaaaactaaaatttaggacaatagttggtagttttttttacatatttatcctcgctggtttaaaacttgtaatgGAATAGGATGAGGGTACTTTGGGCATCcaaaatgaggaatccaaacaggggaaaccccttaaataatagtatagataaaaaatatgtagaaaAAAATTGGATCAAAACACTCACCATCATTGTAGTGGTCATTAATCTAATGAAGAGGAAATAATAAGGACGGCCAACATGAGAGAGaatgaggaaatttttttcaaaagtgaagatcttttttttttttttttttttttttttttttttttttttttttttttttttttttttttttcagaagaaAACTGAAGAATTAGGAGAGTGCACTATTCATTGAGTTTGTGTTTATGTCCGGGAGAGTGGGCTCCTTTTTTCTGGGCATTTTTGTTTGTGGGAGTTAAGATAGTAATTCACAGTTATCTTAAATTGAACATGCTGAATAATTagtagttttctttttgaaaaactaaaatttaggacaaTAGTTGGCagttttttttacatatttatccttgctggtttaaaacttgtaaggGAATAGGATGAGGGTACTTTGGGCATCCAAAATGAGGAATCTAAAGAGGAGAAACCCCTTAAAtaaactagcctctgagcacgcgcgaggctcttttattttttgggtaaaagttaatttagaacatttattataatttgggattactacattttccaatcacaaaaaaaaaaaagaagacctaGGGGTGTGATAAGTAGTGAATTATAGTGATCGTCTAATATGTTTTACCTAACAAAAAGTATTGCCATTTTGAACATATGAATTGATGGAAATCATTAAAAAAGGAGCCTGTGGAGAAGATGACTCCAGATTCATGCAGTCATAAGGACAAAACTCAAGAAATTCATGGTCAAGTTTTGTAGGtgttgtctttttgttttaattttattttatttaaaatgtggTGTTTTAATCCTTAAATTTAGCCATGTACTACACgtccataaaaaaaagaaaaaaaagagttaaaaagagcttaaattttttttttgaaaccaaaaagagcttaaatttatatttaacaaCTACCTTTTTTGTTTTACGGTAAAAGGCTGACTTGAATCATACAATAATTCTTGTAAAGTTTTTCACCCAAACTTATCTAATAATATTTCATTCCAATGGCTCCTCAATGCAACCCAATAACTTTATGCATACGTCAAcctgagagagataaaagaattagggttaaatataaaattatcattattttgaATCAACCAagtattataaattaaatttgaattaatCAACAATAATGGGAAAGTAGATGAGAGATGAGGTTATTGAGTTATATAGGAAAACCAATTACCGATACATTTTGAAtgagaagtttttattttttatttttttttaggatattGGAAAACAAAGTAGCATGTAATGCCctctaaaaaaaatccaaaagataAGAATTTAAATACTTATTCAGTCCTAGTTTGACTGGAAAAAGAAGTCCAAAAGAAGTCTCTCATGGATTGAGGATATCTAATGTCCATATTCTCACCAAATCATATCGGCTAGAAAAAgaagtcaaaaaagaaaaaagaaaaaaaaagagaacaactACACCACTAAGAAGCTATCTACACGAAACTATAtcggctgaaaaaaaaaaaaaagtcagtccTTCATTAAAGAAAGAGTTTGTGTTTTAAAACATGACTGATAAACCATCCGCGGGCAATTATAAAAACTATCTATAATTTTTCAACGTGAgggccttaaaaaaaaaaaaaatcccaaaaaatattttgtgtttaattctagggcaaaacaaaaagaaagagttcTTACCAATATCCTTTTCCAAGCAGCCAGTTCAAGCACAAACCCTCATATTTGAAATTTCGGAGTCAGCCATGGGTAATAAGCCACCGTCGAACACCCTTAATCCCTAATCACATTCACCCATGGATAAATACTCCTGAAACTACGAATAGTTAGTATCCATGGCAAGTAAGAACTCAAAGAAAGTCAATgataaagaaagtaaaagaaaagaaaagaaaagaaagaggaactTGTATAAAGTAGAACCTAAAAAGCGGTTGGAGCCTCTGACAAAGTctgtttaaattgtttagaaaccaaatttgaaagtagaagaaaaagaaagaagaggatgTAGTGCTAAATTGAATGTCTTCAATTTGAAGGAGAATGAGAGAAACTGTCAAAGTGTACGTGAGTTTCTGGCTCTTAAAGTATAggaattttaatttacatatttatccaTGTTAGTTAAAAACTTGTAAGTGGGTATGATAAGGACAATAGTTGGCagttttttttacatatttatcctcactggtttaaaacttgtaaggGAATAGGATGAGGGTACTTTGAGCATCCaaaatgaggaatccaacaagagaaaccccttaaataatagtatagatatagatattgTATAAGCAATgtaatcctaaaaaaaaaaaaaaaaaaaaaaaaaaaaaaaaaaagaggttgaaCCCAGTGGTAACCAATACCGGTATATCACGTCCCATGAACCCAGTGGAGCACTAATTCACAAGTTTTGTgtattattgcaatttttttttttaaatataaaatgtgaGATTGCaagattaattattattattttgaataggTTTGATTATTAAGAAAAAGTGGAAACTTAAACAGCATTTTGTCCACTTTTTAAATTGGATTCTCACTAAAAGTGGCCAAATGTTGACCACTTTTAGTGAGTCTATAAGAAAGTGGACAACATTTGGCCACTTTTGGAGAGAAGCCATAAGAAAGTGGACAACGTTGTTCACTTATAAGAGAGAAAGTGGATAACGATGTTCAcatttaagagaaaaaatggACAGTAATATCCACTTTTAAGAG of the Quercus robur chromosome 10, dhQueRobu3.1, whole genome shotgun sequence genome contains:
- the LOC126702760 gene encoding probable inactive 2-oxoglutarate-dependent dioxygenase AOP2 gives rise to the protein MATKTQAKIPVVDLSNLDLKPGTKTWFSARKDVCRALEEYGCFVAEISNKIPSELQNAISSSFAKLFEFPTETKMKFTSERPFHGYFSTPKYERLVIGNATSTDVTQEFTNIFWPNGNHHVRERADSYVKLMAELDKMVTKMVFENYGVGDYYDSHMESTTHSFGILKYNEPQKTGTNNGLPSHTDKHFTTILHQNRVKGLEIKTKDGEWIDFDPSPSSFIFLAGDGLQVWSNDRIKACFHRVLLAENLETRYSLGLFSHNNKTICVPEELVDEEHPLHYKSINLRDYALEQNRLIAYGKELSLEVFCGV